In Opitutaceae bacterium TAV5, one genomic interval encodes:
- a CDS encoding glycoside hydrolase family 10: MFFPSPFFPVLPGLLLITAFTAGASAQVHESVPVPPGGTPLVSGPYKDAFTGTGAPDLFTIRHDPRGGPDGGGSWRIDTRRDASPAWAIQWRAPTGRPVTKGDIALVTFSARALETSRETGEAQMRVVVQNRGGAWARAAAGQFSLTRDWRTYYLPVRFPRDFPAGAAEVSFGFGYQKQAVEIADLAIFHYGNRVAFDALPGTRPTYPGRDPAAPWRAEALARIERFRKSGVTLAVTDAAGRPVPGAVVEIRQTRSAFGFGTAAPLSLVVSEREGADIWRRHLRELFNGVSLENDLKWPWWAGERGKPGETPAAIRERTLAGLRQLKADGFSVRGHVLVWPGWKRLPAAIVNLRGTPREKEIPVAVLAHITDITTATRGLIDEWDVLNEPFNNHDLMDLFGRDIMADWFRAARAVLPDTPLVTNDWGNHDITADPTHVKHFTDTTRFLLDRGAPVDGLGQQAHIGGIPAAPAALLSTLDHYAKTLALPVRITEFDITTDDEDMQADYTRDFLTVMFSHPSVVGVQLWGFWEGAHWSPPAALYRKDWTEKPNGRVYRQVTQETWRTRETVRTDTAGRWQGRVFQGDYTVVVKTPQGSATRTFQVPPGTADARWEISPE; the protein is encoded by the coding sequence ATGTTCTTCCCCTCCCCGTTTTTCCCGGTCCTTCCGGGCCTTCTCCTGATCACCGCCTTCACGGCCGGGGCCTCTGCCCAGGTCCACGAATCCGTCCCCGTCCCTCCCGGAGGCACGCCGCTTGTGTCCGGTCCGTACAAGGACGCCTTTACCGGTACCGGTGCGCCCGACCTTTTCACGATCCGCCACGACCCGCGCGGTGGTCCCGACGGCGGCGGCTCCTGGCGGATCGACACCCGGCGCGATGCCTCGCCCGCCTGGGCCATCCAGTGGCGCGCCCCGACCGGCCGCCCCGTGACCAAGGGCGACATTGCGCTCGTCACTTTCTCCGCCCGCGCGCTCGAAACCAGCCGCGAGACCGGCGAGGCGCAGATGCGCGTCGTCGTGCAAAACCGCGGCGGCGCCTGGGCCCGCGCCGCCGCCGGCCAGTTTTCGCTCACCCGCGACTGGCGCACGTATTATCTGCCCGTCCGTTTTCCCCGCGATTTCCCGGCCGGCGCCGCCGAAGTGTCCTTCGGCTTCGGATACCAGAAACAGGCTGTCGAAATTGCCGATCTTGCGATCTTCCATTACGGCAACCGCGTCGCTTTCGACGCGCTCCCCGGCACGCGTCCCACGTATCCCGGCCGCGATCCGGCTGCTCCCTGGCGCGCGGAAGCGCTGGCCCGTATCGAGCGCTTCCGCAAATCCGGCGTCACGCTCGCCGTCACCGATGCCGCCGGACGCCCCGTGCCCGGTGCCGTCGTCGAAATCCGGCAAACCCGCTCCGCTTTCGGATTCGGCACCGCCGCCCCCCTCTCGCTCGTCGTCAGCGAACGCGAGGGAGCCGACATCTGGCGCCGTCACCTGCGCGAGCTCTTCAACGGCGTGAGCCTCGAAAACGACCTCAAATGGCCGTGGTGGGCCGGCGAGCGCGGCAAACCCGGCGAGACGCCCGCCGCCATCCGCGAACGCACCCTCGCCGGCCTCCGCCAGCTCAAGGCCGACGGTTTTTCCGTTCGCGGCCACGTCCTCGTCTGGCCCGGCTGGAAGCGCCTGCCCGCCGCCATCGTCAACCTCCGCGGCACCCCGCGTGAAAAGGAAATCCCTGTCGCCGTCCTCGCGCACATTACCGACATCACCACCGCCACCCGCGGCCTGATCGACGAGTGGGACGTGCTCAACGAACCCTTCAACAACCATGATCTGATGGACCTCTTCGGCCGCGACATCATGGCCGACTGGTTTCGCGCCGCCCGCGCCGTGTTGCCCGACACACCGCTGGTCACCAACGACTGGGGCAACCACGACATCACCGCCGACCCGACCCATGTGAAACACTTCACCGACACCACGCGCTTCCTGCTCGATCGCGGCGCCCCCGTGGACGGTCTCGGCCAGCAAGCCCACATTGGCGGCATCCCCGCCGCGCCCGCCGCTCTCCTCTCCACGCTCGATCACTACGCCAAAACGCTCGCCCTTCCCGTGCGCATCACCGAATTCGACATCACCACGGACGACGAAGACATGCAGGCCGACTACACCCGCGATTTCCTGACCGTGATGTTCAGCCACCCGTCCGTCGTGGGCGTGCAGCTCTGGGGTTTCTGGGAAGGCGCGCACTGGAGCCCTCCTGCCGCGCTTTACCGCAAGGACTGGACCGAAAAACCCAACGGCCGCGTCTATCGCCAGGTCACGCAGGAAACCTGGCGCACCCGCGAGACTGTCCGCACCGACACCGCCGGCCGGTGGCAGGGCCGCGTCTTTCAGGGAGACTACACCGTTGTTGTCAAAACCCCGCAAGGCAGCGCCACCCGGACCTTCCAGGTTCCGCCGGGTACGGCTGATGCCCGATGGGAGATCTCACCCGAGTGA
- a CDS encoding sugar ABC transporter substrate-binding protein, which translates to MTIASRIRILVPFLVLAVAVGASFWHVLSRTRALASDSGRVTIRIGHWLLHEGMRESFDEAARAYEARRPDVKVEQIAVPLRIWPAWVRTQLIGGTAPDVLGMNTLNEEFINRYFLPLVDAVAEPNLWNAGTSLEGIPWRETFIDGLDSMLALVPTTGEVQSVMLQLNAVRLFYNKPLMRAVTGSDAPPADYAALRALGRQVTDYNAAAAGRRLIPVAACGPYAEILFGRLLPSQTQQLAIALSPMQTLNLTAADLARAFRDGRIGYGAPEIRSSLALLRDVSALMQPGFYQLNRDDALFTFLQGNALMIFAGSWDYAVFARNGEFEVGICPMPVPAAGDPDYGRFVLGLQAETGSSPEATFGVVRNSPHPEIAIDFLRFLTSHHMARMFADNTYRTSAILDVPPPEHAAGLAAILEGEVAGFRPDIPPSFGGGRASHVFRTHLHLLLGERGDLDGFVRKLDREVPAALRSDMERHASRTLRGVRQLDAHLGLLFTQSGAATPDPDWTRVSELRHVRQVEYLLSQARPASGPDNDTPAARSR; encoded by the coding sequence ATGACAATCGCATCCAGAATCAGGATACTTGTTCCTTTCCTCGTGCTTGCCGTCGCGGTCGGCGCGTCGTTCTGGCATGTGCTTTCTCGCACCCGCGCGCTCGCGTCCGACTCCGGCCGTGTCACAATCCGCATCGGTCACTGGCTGCTGCACGAAGGCATGCGTGAATCATTTGATGAAGCCGCACGCGCCTACGAGGCGCGCCGCCCCGACGTCAAGGTCGAGCAGATTGCCGTGCCTCTCCGGATCTGGCCCGCCTGGGTGCGAACCCAACTCATCGGAGGCACCGCTCCCGACGTTCTGGGGATGAACACCCTCAACGAGGAATTCATCAACCGCTATTTCCTCCCGCTGGTCGACGCCGTTGCCGAGCCCAACCTCTGGAATGCGGGCACTTCGCTGGAGGGCATCCCGTGGCGCGAGACGTTTATCGACGGCCTCGACAGCATGCTCGCGCTCGTGCCGACCACGGGGGAGGTGCAGTCGGTAATGCTCCAGCTCAATGCCGTGCGTCTCTTTTACAACAAACCGCTGATGCGGGCCGTGACCGGTTCCGACGCGCCGCCTGCCGACTATGCGGCCCTCCGCGCGCTCGGCCGGCAGGTGACCGACTACAACGCCGCCGCCGCCGGACGCCGGCTCATCCCCGTCGCCGCCTGCGGTCCGTATGCCGAGATTCTGTTCGGGCGCCTGTTGCCATCGCAGACACAGCAACTCGCCATCGCGCTCAGCCCGATGCAGACGCTCAACCTCACGGCGGCCGATCTGGCGCGCGCCTTTCGCGACGGGCGAATCGGCTATGGAGCCCCTGAAATACGATCCTCGCTGGCGCTGTTGCGCGACGTGAGCGCGCTCATGCAGCCGGGTTTTTACCAACTCAATCGCGACGACGCCCTGTTCACCTTTCTACAGGGCAACGCATTGATGATTTTTGCCGGTAGTTGGGACTATGCGGTGTTTGCCCGAAACGGGGAGTTCGAGGTCGGTATCTGTCCGATGCCTGTGCCTGCCGCAGGCGATCCCGACTATGGTCGTTTTGTGCTCGGTCTCCAGGCCGAGACGGGTAGCAGCCCGGAAGCGACGTTCGGGGTTGTGCGCAATTCGCCACATCCGGAGATCGCGATCGATTTCCTGCGCTTCCTGACCAGTCATCACATGGCTCGTATGTTCGCCGACAATACCTACCGCACGTCGGCGATCCTCGATGTGCCGCCGCCGGAGCATGCCGCCGGGCTCGCTGCGATTCTGGAGGGCGAGGTGGCGGGATTCCGGCCGGATATCCCGCCGTCCTTTGGCGGTGGTCGCGCCAGCCATGTGTTTCGCACTCATTTGCACCTGTTGCTCGGCGAGCGAGGAGATCTGGACGGGTTTGTGCGCAAACTCGATCGGGAGGTGCCGGCTGCGCTGCGATCCGACATGGAGCGCCATGCCAGCCGGACGCTGCGCGGTGTTCGCCAGCTCGACGCCCACCTCGGCCTGCTGTTCACGCAGTCCGGAGCCGCCACGCCGGATCCGGACTGGACGCGGGTGAGCGAACTCCGCCATGTGCGGCAGGTGGAATACCTGTTGAGCCAGGCCCGACCGGCTTCCGGCCCGGACAACGACACGCCTGCCGCACGCAGCCGGTAA
- a CDS encoding transposase yields the protein MPDKPLHQPHDKLFKTNFRDLPTAIAFFRTCLPRRTLRRLDFSRVALVPGSYVSARLRASESDLLFRVGLKGSPDEVFVYLLFEHQYEEEYWLALRILRYLLDIWDTFRKDHPGVRLLPPVIPLVLAHNRTAWSLPVRFDADQFAIPGEARADLLPYLPAFRFELVQLSGIPFDKITGTPLGVMTLRVFKAQRLGGDYPASKWVWDEPLLARLGTMALEQLVAYIAARPEFDIVDIEAKVAGFESETVRKTVMTIAERYIEKGRLEGIEKGELIGRIHTLQELLGKAMTPRENLLHKSPAALKALLQKLRAEHRAR from the coding sequence ATGCCGGACAAGCCCCTCCACCAGCCGCACGACAAGCTCTTCAAGACGAACTTTCGCGACCTGCCCACCGCGATTGCCTTTTTCCGAACCTGCCTGCCCCGCCGCACGCTTCGCCGACTCGACTTTTCCCGTGTGGCGCTCGTGCCCGGCTCGTATGTCAGCGCCCGGCTCCGGGCCTCGGAGTCCGACCTGCTCTTCCGCGTCGGACTGAAGGGCAGCCCTGACGAGGTTTTTGTCTATCTGCTCTTCGAGCACCAGTACGAGGAGGAATACTGGCTTGCCCTGCGCATCCTCCGCTACCTCCTCGACATCTGGGACACCTTTCGCAAGGACCATCCCGGCGTCAGGCTCCTGCCTCCCGTCATTCCCCTGGTGCTCGCGCACAACCGGACGGCCTGGAGCCTTCCCGTCCGGTTCGACGCCGACCAGTTCGCGATCCCCGGGGAGGCCAGGGCTGACCTGCTGCCCTACCTGCCGGCGTTCCGCTTCGAGCTGGTGCAACTGTCCGGCATTCCCTTCGACAAGATCACGGGCACGCCGCTGGGGGTGATGACGCTGCGTGTGTTCAAGGCCCAGCGCCTGGGCGGGGACTATCCCGCCAGCAAGTGGGTCTGGGACGAACCTCTGCTTGCCCGCCTGGGGACGATGGCTCTCGAACAGCTTGTCGCCTACATCGCCGCCCGTCCCGAGTTTGACATCGTGGACATCGAAGCCAAAGTGGCCGGATTCGAATCCGAAACCGTCAGGAAGACCGTCATGACCATCGCTGAACGCTACATCGAAAAAGGCCGGCTGGAGGGCATTGAAAAAGGGGAACTCATCGGGCGCATCCACACGTTGCAGGAGTTGCTGGGCAAGGCCATGACTCCCCGGGAAAACCTGCTCCACAAGTCTCCCGCCGCCCTGAAAGCCCTCCTGCAAAAGCTTCGCGCCGAGCACCGCGCGCGCTGA
- a CDS encoding N-terminal cleavage protein, giving the protein MNTKIIGHSRFPTRGGVRRAFTLIELLTVIAIIGILAAIIIPVTIRARDAARNAKCKGNLRAFCLATNLYMNETGTFPPNLIDDTGSWHQRLNPYLTGRQSTEKGEVYACPSQANRELTSDGKYRKGYMINRLLWVNTATKSTPIVRVSAVQRLSEVFLFADGTQGAIAADGSGGEIPGSTALPNSVSNDPASADNFVEVGPDTDGASITSSNANIRYRHGGAANLGFCDGSVRSFKKGTVRERNVVATQY; this is encoded by the coding sequence ATGAATACAAAAATCATTGGTCATTCCCGTTTCCCCACACGTGGCGGCGTTCGCCGCGCGTTTACCCTGATCGAGTTACTCACGGTCATTGCGATTATCGGTATTCTCGCCGCCATTATTATTCCGGTTACGATCCGTGCCCGGGATGCGGCGCGTAACGCAAAGTGCAAGGGCAACCTGCGCGCCTTCTGTCTGGCTACGAATCTCTACATGAACGAGACGGGTACCTTCCCGCCCAACCTAATCGATGACACGGGCTCATGGCATCAGAGGCTCAATCCGTATCTCACGGGCCGGCAGAGCACGGAGAAAGGCGAGGTCTATGCCTGCCCCTCCCAAGCCAACCGGGAGCTGACCAGCGATGGAAAATACCGGAAAGGATACATGATCAACCGGCTGTTGTGGGTGAACACCGCGACCAAATCGACCCCGATAGTGCGCGTGAGCGCCGTGCAGCGACTCTCGGAAGTCTTTTTGTTTGCCGATGGCACCCAGGGAGCGATTGCCGCCGATGGCAGTGGCGGCGAGATTCCCGGCAGCACCGCGCTGCCCAATTCGGTGAGCAACGATCCCGCCAGTGCCGACAACTTTGTCGAGGTGGGTCCGGACACGGACGGGGCGTCGATTACCTCATCCAACGCCAACATCCGTTACCGCCACGGAGGTGCCGCCAACCTCGGGTTCTGCGACGGCTCCGTCCGCTCTTTCAAAAAAGGAACCGTTCGCGAGCGCAACGTCGTGGCCACCCAGTATTGA
- a CDS encoding queuine tRNA-ribosyltransferase, with the protein MSRLRFTLENTAPGSQARAAAFHTLHGPVKTPVFMPVGTQATVKSQTVETLKTAGASVLLANTYHLLLRPGPEVFEKFGGIHRFMNWDRPVLTDSGGFQIFSLPHSRAMNEEGARFQSYVDGAFHLLSPESSIRMQKTIGSDIMMVLDQCIPSTAPHAQARAAMELTHRWAVRSLAARGDSPQALFGIVQGACHRDLREQSAAFLRELPFDGLAIGGLAVGETHDERYAFTGLVTACLPQNLPRYLMGVGTPLDILEAVHRGVDMFDCIIPSQVAGRGLAFTSHGRLQLRRTVYKFSEEPLDAACDCAACRSYSRAYLHHLVKADEHLGWHLLGLHNMTFYHRLMAEMRTRILDGTFAGYYESKRIDLTRTDEDHPGHAPAKPRHKNRHRHRRLGDYEVQVSPQGFSSIRQTSSGEIMHSVTAPDDEAQRLYIDQSCLAARLGAPNQPEESGAGIPPIMWHGHPAHEVARASSPCSAGFPPPLVIWDVGLGAAHNAMAAIRCFEQLQDPRPLRLVSFERDLDPLRLAFKNAGRHFPHLRHPAPYHLLEYGRWEHASGLLHWELQRGDFLETLDAAPPPDVIFYDPFSAKTDSPLWTAAAFARVFARCTANPNPAGAELYTYSNATAVRVALLTAGFFVAAGAGTGPKADTTIAFTTTDGTAAHPLSPRLLGPEWLARWRRSHSQFPPELADAEKPAFARRIETHPQFADASVSG; encoded by the coding sequence ATGTCCCGCCTCCGCTTCACTCTCGAAAACACCGCACCCGGCTCGCAGGCGCGCGCGGCCGCGTTTCACACGCTCCACGGCCCGGTAAAGACTCCCGTTTTCATGCCCGTCGGCACCCAGGCCACCGTCAAATCCCAGACCGTCGAAACCCTCAAGACCGCCGGCGCCAGCGTCCTCCTCGCCAATACCTACCACCTGCTTCTCCGCCCCGGACCGGAGGTTTTTGAAAAATTCGGCGGCATCCATCGCTTCATGAACTGGGATCGCCCCGTGCTCACCGACTCGGGCGGTTTCCAGATCTTTTCGCTCCCGCACTCGCGCGCCATGAACGAGGAAGGCGCGCGCTTCCAGAGCTACGTGGACGGCGCGTTCCACCTCCTCTCGCCCGAGTCCAGCATCCGGATGCAGAAAACCATCGGCAGCGACATCATGATGGTGCTCGACCAGTGCATCCCCTCCACCGCGCCGCACGCGCAGGCCAGGGCCGCCATGGAGCTCACGCACCGCTGGGCCGTCCGCTCGCTCGCCGCGCGCGGCGATTCACCGCAAGCCCTCTTCGGCATCGTGCAGGGCGCCTGCCACCGCGACCTCCGCGAACAGAGCGCCGCCTTCCTTCGCGAGTTGCCCTTCGACGGACTCGCCATCGGCGGCCTCGCCGTCGGCGAGACGCACGACGAACGCTACGCATTCACCGGCCTCGTCACCGCCTGCCTCCCGCAAAACCTGCCCCGCTACCTCATGGGCGTCGGCACGCCGCTCGACATCCTCGAAGCCGTCCACCGCGGCGTCGACATGTTCGACTGCATCATCCCCTCGCAGGTCGCCGGACGCGGCCTCGCCTTCACCTCGCACGGCCGCCTCCAGCTCCGGCGCACTGTCTACAAGTTTTCCGAAGAACCGCTCGACGCCGCCTGCGATTGCGCCGCGTGCCGCAGCTACTCGCGCGCCTACCTGCATCACCTCGTCAAGGCCGACGAACACCTCGGCTGGCACCTCCTCGGCCTGCACAACATGACGTTCTATCACCGCCTCATGGCGGAGATGCGAACCCGTATCCTGGACGGCACGTTTGCCGGCTATTACGAAAGCAAGCGCATCGACCTCACGCGCACCGACGAGGATCATCCCGGCCACGCGCCGGCGAAACCACGCCACAAAAACCGCCACCGTCACCGCCGCCTCGGCGATTACGAGGTGCAGGTCAGCCCGCAGGGATTTTCGAGCATCCGGCAAACCAGTTCCGGCGAGATCATGCACTCCGTCACCGCCCCCGACGACGAGGCGCAGCGCCTCTACATCGACCAGTCCTGCCTCGCCGCGCGACTCGGCGCCCCCAATCAACCGGAAGAAAGTGGCGCGGGCATCCCGCCCATAATGTGGCATGGGCATCCTGCCCATGAAGTGGCACGGGCTTCCAGCCCGTGTTCTGCCGGGTTCCCGCCCCCTCTCGTCATCTGGGACGTCGGCCTCGGCGCTGCGCACAACGCCATGGCCGCGATCCGCTGTTTCGAACAGCTCCAGGACCCCCGTCCGCTCCGCCTCGTGAGTTTCGAACGCGACCTCGACCCGCTCCGGCTCGCTTTCAAAAACGCCGGTCGCCATTTCCCGCACCTGCGCCATCCCGCTCCGTACCATCTCCTCGAATACGGCCGCTGGGAGCACGCCTCCGGTCTCCTGCACTGGGAACTACAAAGGGGCGATTTCCTCGAAACCCTCGACGCCGCGCCGCCGCCCGATGTGATTTTTTACGATCCGTTTTCCGCCAAAACCGATTCCCCGCTCTGGACCGCCGCCGCCTTCGCACGCGTTTTCGCCCGCTGCACCGCCAACCCGAATCCTGCCGGGGCCGAGCTCTACACCTACTCCAACGCCACCGCCGTGCGCGTTGCCCTGCTCACTGCCGGTTTTTTTGTCGCCGCCGGCGCCGGCACCGGTCCGAAGGCCGACACCACCATCGCCTTCACCACGACCGACGGAACGGCCGCCCATCCGCTTTCGCCTCGCCTCCTCGGCCCCGAATGGCTCGCCCGGTGGCGGCGCAGCCACTCGCAATTCCCGCCCGAGCTCGCCGACGCCGAAAAGCCCGCTTTCGCCCGCCGCATCGAAACCCATCCGCAATTCGCAGACGCAAGCGTATCCGGATAA
- a CDS encoding LacI family transcriptional regulator, with the protein MGTASTPTLETIARRLNVSKVTVSLAMRGSRRISEKMRERVATVAAQVGYTPNPMVSALMVNLRSQRRGGRKFNLCFLTAFPDRDGWQRFHPTFPRMHAGARERAAELGYGIEIHWTGDAGGSGARLTQILESRGIPGIILAPLPARGGVTLGLDWSRFATVALGHTFTEVPCNRVSNHQFHSVTTALEVCYRRGFRRIGLVIPPLSDAKVEHAWQAGYLTFQVNHRAMRRLPPMMSGEFTETAVVAWAARSRPEVVVTTHTHVLPWLRRAGHRVPEDIACVHLDWTPERSEFAGIDQQPEQIGAAAVDQLVEQINQNRRGIPDSPRTLLTEGIWRDGSTLTPEGLAEAVPDRTRVSV; encoded by the coding sequence ATGGGCACCGCCTCCACCCCGACGCTCGAAACCATCGCCCGCCGGCTCAACGTTTCCAAGGTCACGGTCTCGCTCGCCATGCGCGGCAGCCGTCGCATCTCCGAAAAAATGCGCGAGCGCGTCGCCACCGTCGCGGCGCAGGTCGGCTACACGCCCAACCCGATGGTCAGCGCCCTCATGGTCAATCTCCGCAGCCAGCGGCGCGGCGGGCGCAAGTTCAACCTCTGCTTCCTCACCGCGTTTCCCGACCGCGACGGCTGGCAACGTTTCCACCCCACCTTCCCGCGCATGCACGCCGGCGCACGCGAACGCGCCGCCGAACTCGGCTACGGCATCGAGATTCACTGGACGGGCGATGCCGGTGGCTCCGGCGCGCGCCTCACACAGATCCTCGAATCGCGCGGCATTCCCGGCATCATCCTCGCCCCGCTGCCGGCCCGCGGCGGTGTCACGCTCGGCCTCGACTGGTCGCGCTTCGCTACCGTCGCCCTCGGCCATACGTTTACCGAGGTGCCGTGCAACCGGGTCAGCAATCACCAGTTCCACTCGGTCACCACGGCGCTCGAAGTCTGCTACCGCCGGGGCTTCCGCCGCATCGGCCTCGTCATCCCGCCGCTCAGCGACGCCAAGGTCGAGCACGCCTGGCAGGCCGGCTACCTCACCTTCCAGGTCAACCACCGGGCCATGCGCCGGCTCCCCCCGATGATGTCGGGCGAATTCACCGAAACCGCCGTCGTCGCCTGGGCCGCGCGCTCCCGGCCCGAAGTGGTCGTCACCACCCACACTCACGTCCTCCCCTGGTTGCGACGCGCCGGCCACCGCGTGCCGGAAGACATCGCCTGTGTCCACCTCGACTGGACGCCCGAGCGCAGCGAATTCGCAGGCATCGACCAGCAACCCGAGCAGATCGGCGCTGCCGCCGTCGACCAGCTTGTCGAGCAGATCAACCAGAACCGCCGCGGCATCCCCGACTCGCCCCGCACCTTGCTGACCGAAGGCATCTGGCGCGACGGCTCCACGCTCACACCGGAAGGGCTGGCCGAGGCCGTCCCGGACAGAACCCGCGTATCTGTTTAA
- a CDS encoding LacI family transcriptional regulator yields MKVIAAQLGLSTSTVSLALANKPVVAAATRARVQEAAARLGYRKNPLVAALMESRRWRRTPSASPVIAFLTLDNTRDGWRSNVSLDFFTGCAREAARFSYKVEPFWARAPHMDARRLTQVLRTRGIQGIVVGTGPGTGTDVELDWEHFSAASVSIGLNNPRLDNLSCDHFWCMREAMLRCAAAGHTRVALVAGEAADTRLQHRWSGAYWAHVHALGLDADIAPLETGSTDTRNFLAWLDRVRPQAVVGQFGPPTLARLEAAGLRIPHDVSLVSVVLGRRNERLTGLCEDRELIGERAARHVISLIQHNETGVPAVPCFLSTPGIWNEGKTLKTLRGIRPARSGQPGAVPAISTM; encoded by the coding sequence ATGAAGGTCATCGCCGCTCAACTCGGGCTGAGCACGTCCACCGTCTCGCTTGCCCTCGCCAACAAACCTGTGGTGGCCGCCGCCACCCGCGCCCGCGTGCAGGAAGCCGCCGCCCGCCTCGGTTACCGCAAAAACCCGCTCGTCGCCGCCCTCATGGAGTCGCGCCGCTGGCGGCGCACACCGTCGGCCAGCCCGGTGATCGCCTTCCTCACGCTCGACAATACGCGGGACGGCTGGCGCTCCAATGTCTCGCTCGATTTTTTCACCGGTTGCGCCCGCGAAGCTGCCCGCTTCAGCTACAAGGTGGAGCCTTTCTGGGCACGCGCTCCCCATATGGACGCCCGACGATTGACCCAGGTGCTGCGAACCCGCGGCATCCAGGGGATCGTCGTGGGGACCGGCCCCGGAACAGGCACGGACGTGGAGCTGGACTGGGAGCACTTTTCCGCCGCCAGTGTTTCCATCGGGCTGAACAACCCGCGGCTCGACAACCTGAGCTGCGACCACTTCTGGTGCATGCGCGAAGCCATGCTGCGCTGCGCCGCCGCCGGTCACACCCGTGTGGCGCTGGTTGCCGGAGAAGCGGCCGATACCCGGCTGCAGCATCGCTGGTCCGGAGCCTACTGGGCCCATGTTCATGCGCTTGGGCTGGATGCGGACATCGCGCCTCTCGAAACCGGTTCCACCGACACGCGCAATTTTCTCGCTTGGCTCGACCGCGTGCGCCCGCAGGCCGTAGTCGGCCAGTTTGGCCCCCCGACGCTGGCCCGCCTGGAGGCGGCAGGCCTTCGCATTCCCCACGATGTTTCCCTTGTCAGCGTGGTGCTCGGGCGGCGCAACGAACGCCTCACCGGCCTGTGCGAGGACCGGGAACTGATCGGCGAACGCGCCGCTCGTCACGTCATCTCCCTTATTCAGCACAACGAGACCGGCGTCCCGGCCGTCCCCTGTTTTCTCTCCACGCCCGGTATCTGGAACGAAGGCAAGACGCTGAAAACCCTGCGAGGTATCCGTCCCGCCCGCTCCGGACAGCCGGGTGCCGTTCCGGCGATTTCAACGATGTGA
- a CDS encoding N-terminal cleavage protein yields the protein MSCSTSRPVRGFTLIELLTVIAIIGILAAIIIPTVGRVRESAKSAVCKSNLRQLGLAVQMYANERGFYPPAQATSNGPSGETGGQVWIQYLRPYLGATGTTDANSKGAKSAIAVCPSRLIEPPADQTLRITYSAHPRVMPDENAITDTSVKRLVRLGNIPRPTEVILMADGTQREDGGSNSTFYSITEVDQTTSSDAAADTPIATPGDSDPQSSAYLRYRHNGTLNVVFVDGHVGNFRKGDILRRHISIFY from the coding sequence ATGAGCTGTTCCACCTCCCGTCCTGTCCGCGGCTTCACCCTGATCGAGTTGCTGACCGTCATCGCCATCATCGGCATCCTCGCGGCGATCATCATTCCGACCGTCGGCCGCGTCCGCGAATCCGCCAAATCCGCCGTCTGCAAAAGCAATCTCCGCCAGCTCGGCCTCGCTGTGCAGATGTACGCCAACGAACGCGGCTTCTACCCGCCGGCACAGGCCACGTCCAATGGTCCGAGCGGAGAAACCGGCGGGCAAGTCTGGATCCAGTACCTTCGCCCCTACCTCGGAGCAACCGGTACCACCGATGCCAACTCGAAGGGAGCCAAAAGCGCCATCGCCGTCTGCCCGAGCCGGCTCATCGAACCCCCCGCCGACCAGACCCTGCGCATCACCTATTCGGCCCACCCGCGCGTCATGCCCGATGAGAACGCGATCACCGACACTTCGGTCAAACGACTCGTTCGCCTCGGCAACATCCCGCGGCCCACCGAAGTCATCCTCATGGCCGACGGCACGCAACGGGAAGACGGCGGCTCCAATTCCACGTTCTACAGTATCACGGAAGTGGACCAGACCACGAGCAGTGATGCCGCGGCCGATACGCCCATCGCCACCCCCGGCGACTCCGACCCCCAGTCCTCAGCTTATCTCCGTTACCGCCACAACGGCACCCTCAACGTCGTCTTCGTGGACGGTCACGTCGGCAACTTCCGCAAGGGCGACATCCTGCGCCGCCACATCAGCATCTTTTATTGA